The window TAAATTATTATAGATTTTGAGATATAAACTTAGCATGTTTACCATCAGTTGGTTATAATCTATCAACGATAAACTACAGGACGCAATTTAGGGAATAGATAAATTTACTACCATGAATGTACTTGTCATTGAAGATGATCCTTCCGTACGCACGTTGGTAAAGGCGGTATTGGAGAAAAATGAATATGACGTGGATATTGCTGAGACGGCTAAAAGTGGTGAAGAACGGGCCGTAGAAAATTCGTATGATATCATTATCCTTGATCTGGGATTACCCGATGGAGATGGTTTCGATTTGGCGAAAGATGTCAGAGATCAGGAAATAACAACACCTATTTTAGTACTTTCGGCCGAGCAGGAAACGGATGTCAAAATAAAGTGTTTGCGCGCCGGCGTTGATGATTATTTGACAAAGCCTTTCAATACCGAGGAGCTTTTAGCACGCATAGAGGCTATCGGGCGACGTACGGTTGAAGTAAATGGAAATCGTACCCTGGAGTGTGGTGAGTTGAAAATAAATATGCTGGAGCGCGAGTTCTGGGTGAACGAAACAAAGGTTGATTTGACCAATAATGAGTATAACCTGTTGGTATACTTATTAAAACGAAAAAATAATATCGTTACCCAGGAAGAGATTGCCGAAAATGTATGGGATATCCATTTTGATACACAGACGAATTACATCAACGTATATATTAGTTATTTGCGTAAGAAAATTCGCAACCATTCGGAGGACGAATATATAGACACTGTTCGTAAGAAAGGATTTATTATTAGATGTGAAGATTAAAGGAAGTGGGATAACGCATTAAAAAACCCTTGCAGGAAATTGCTTCTTGCAAGGGTTTTTTATTATAAATAATTGCGGATTTATCCCGGGTATTTACTTTCGCCCTGGATGTATTGTCGCATATTTTTAATTTCTACTTTCTGTTTGGAAATGATCGATTTCACTAAATCTCCAATCGATATTACTCCGGTTACTTGGTTAGATTTTACGACAGGTAAGTGACGAAT of the Fodinibius sp. Rm-B-1B1-1 genome contains:
- a CDS encoding response regulator transcription factor is translated as MNVLVIEDDPSVRTLVKAVLEKNEYDVDIAETAKSGEERAVENSYDIIILDLGLPDGDGFDLAKDVRDQEITTPILVLSAEQETDVKIKCLRAGVDDYLTKPFNTEELLARIEAIGRRTVEVNGNRTLECGELKINMLEREFWVNETKVDLTNNEYNLLVYLLKRKNNIVTQEEIAENVWDIHFDTQTNYINVYISYLRKKIRNHSEDEYIDTVRKKGFIIRCED